The window GCAGCGCTTCCTCGATCAAAGCGTTGGCCCGACCGGTGTTCACGCAAAAGTGACGGCCGTGCGGCGTCTCGCCGATTTCCCAGGTGCCGGGCAACTTGCGCTTGGGGTCGTTGGAGCGGCTGAACCAGACCTGGCCTCCTTCGACCTGACAATTGAGCATCGATCCGGTGTTGGGACAGTGAATGGTCAGCAACTCACCGGTAACGGTTTCGATATCGGCGAGAAAACGCTTATAACGGCGGATCAGCCGACCTTCTTCGAGGGGAGGATGAAAGCGCATCAGCCTTGCCAGCTCCGCAGACCACGCGCGATACGCTCCACCGCTTCCTGCAAGCGTTCGAGGTTCTGCGTGTAGGCAAAACGCACGTGGTGCCCGGCTTGATAACGTCCGAAGTCCAGTCCCGGCGTGAACGCCACGTGCTCGGTTTCGAGGAAGTGCCGGCAAAACGCGAAGGCATCGCCGCCAAACTTGCTGATATCGGCGTACAGGTAGAACGCGCCCTCGGGTTCGACGGCGATCCCGAAGCCCAATTCGCGCAGGGCTGGCAACAGAAAATCCCGACGACGACCGAACTCGGCGCGACGTTCTTCGAGAATGCTGATGGTTGCGGGTTCAAAGCAGGCCAGGGCAGCGTGCTGAGCCATGCTCGGGGCGCTTATGTAGAGATTCTGCGCGAGTTTCTCCAGTTCACCGACTGCCGCTTCCGGCGCCACCAGCCAGCCGAGTCGCCAACCGGTCATGCCGAAATACTTGGAAAAACTATTCAGCACAAAGGCGCTGTCATCGACTTCCAGCACGCTGGCCGCATCGGTGCCGTAGGTCAGGCCGTGATAGATCTCGTCCACCACCAGATGACCGTGGCGTTCCTTGATCGCACGGGACAGCCCGGCCAACTCATCCCGGGTCAGGATCGTCCCCGTCGGATTGGCCGGCGACGCGACCAACGCACCCACGCTATCGTGGTCCCAATACCGCTCGACCAGATCCGGCGTCAGTTGATAACGCACATCCGGACCAACAGGAACAAGCTGCGCAGCGCCTTCCACCAAGCGCAGGAAATGCCGGTTGCACGGGTAACCTGGATCCGCCAGCAGCCAGTGCTTGCCCGGATCCACCAGCAAGGCGCTGGCCAGCAGCAGCGCGCCGGAACCGCCCGGCGTGATGAGGATGCGTCGCGGGTCAATGTTCAACCCATAACGCTGCTGATAAAAGCCCGAAATGGCCTCACGCAGCTCGGGAATCCCACGCGCGGCGGTGTAGCGCGTCTTCCCCGCCGTCAATGCCGCCTGACCGGCACGGATGATCGGTTCGGCGGTAGTGAAGTCCGGCTCGCCGATTTCCAGGTGAATCACATCGTGACCGGCGGCCTGTAATTCATTGGCCCGCGCCAGCAACGCCATGACATGAAAAGGTTCGATCGCGCGACTGCGGGCACTGTAGGACTGAGCCATTGGCCTTCCTTCAACGGGGAAAAGAACCGATTCTACCCAAGCGCAGGAACGAGCGAGAACCTAAAGCGGTCAGAGGCCATAAGACCCCGGTCACAAACGACTCAAGCGAGTGCCCAAGGTTTGACTAAAATCATTAATTGAGCAGGTCTCCACCCCCACCAGACAGCGCTTTGCCACCATCTGCGAGCGCCTCAGGCCGCAACCTCGACATCCGGGAGTAGCGCGCTCTGATTTGATCTGGTAAGTTCGCCCGCTTGCAGCCGCAGGGCCGGCAGGTGTCGGTGATGGAGCAATCCTGCGCAGATGGATTACAAGAGTAGAGGCGGTCTATTTCATGTCCACCCAAGCAAAGCAACAGGCAACCCCGTCGATCAGCGGCTTCGAACCCTACAAAGAAGTGAAGGGCGAGGAGTACATGGGCAAGCCCATGCGCGCGCACTTCACCAAGGTCCTGAACAAGTGGAAACAGGACTTGATGCAGGAAGTCGACCGTACGGTTGATCACATGAAGGACGAAGCAGCCAACTTCCCGGACCCGGCCGACCGTGCCAGCCAGGAAGAAGAGTTCGCCCTCGAACTGCGAGCCCGCGATCGTGAGCGCAAGTTGATCAAAAAGATCGACAAGACGCTGCAATTGATCGAAGACGAAGAATATGGCTGGTGCGAGTCCTGCGGCGTCGAAATCGGCGTCAAGCGTCTGGAAGCCCGCCCTACCGCCGACATGTGCGTTGACTGCAAGACCCTGGCGGAAATCAAGGAAAAGCAAGTCGGCAAATAATTGCGACTTGAACGAAGAACGGAGCGTGCGAACGCTCCGTTTTTGTTTCTGATGTTTTTTTGGCTTTAAATGTATTCATGACCGCCATCACCTCCCCCACCTACATCGGGCGCTTCGCCCCTACGCCCAGTGGCCATTTGCATTTCGGCTCGCTGGTCGCCGCATTGGCTTCGTACCTCGACGCGCGCTCGGTGGGCGGCCGCTGGCTGATGCGCATGGAAGACCTTGACCCGCCCCGCGAAGAACCCGGCGCCCAAGCCGCGATCCTCAAGGCGCTGGAAAGCTATGGTTTCGAGTGGGATGGCGAAATGGTTCGCCAGAGTGACCGCCACGATGCCTACGCCGAAGTGCTCAATCGCCTGTTCAATCACGGCCTGGCCTACGCGTGCACGTGCTCGCGCAAACAACTGGAGCCGTATCACGGCATTTATCCGGGACTCTGCCGCAATGCCGGGCACAGCACCGAAGACGCCGCCATCCGCGTGCGTGTCCCCGAACTGGACTACCACTTCATCGACCGGGTGCAGGGCAAATTCCATCAACACCTGGGCCGGGATGTCGGTGATTTCGTGATTCGCCGCCGCGACGGGCTCTACGCCTATCAACTGGCGGTGGTGCTGGACGATGCCTGGCAAGGCATCACCGACATCGTGCGCGGCGCCGACCTTCTCGACTCCACGCCACGCCAGCTCTACTTGCAGGAGCTGCTTGGCCTGCGGCAACCGCGTTACCTGCACATCCCGCTGATTACCCAGCCCGATGGCAACAAACTCGGCAAGTCCTACCGTTCGCCACCGCTGACCGAAGATCAGGCCACGCCTTTGCTACTACGGGCCTTGCGTGCGCTGGGACAAAATCCCGGCGCCGAACTGGCTTACGCCACGCCACGGGAAGTGCTGGATTGGGGGATCGCTCACTGGGACGCCCTGCTGATCCCGCGCACACTCAGCCTGCCCGAGGCGCAGCTACAGTGATCGTGCTTGCAGTGGCGCGCCCATCCGTTACCATCGCCGCACGTTTTCGGGCACCCGCATAAAAAAGAGAGGCCGGGATGTACATCTATCGCTTGGTCCTGCTCCTGGTAGTGGGGATTTATCTGTTTTCCCCGGCCATCATGGATTGGTGGATCGACGCCACTGGCGCCTGGTATCGCCCGTATCTGCTCTGGCTGATCCTGATCGTCGTGACCTTCATCCTGCAGAGCCAAAAAGATGCCGATGAGCTTTAGCCTGACCCAGATGATCCTGATCAGCGCCGCGTACCTGGCGGTGCTGTTCGGTGTGGCCTGGATCAGTGAACGGGGCATGATCCCGCGGGCGATCATTCGCCACCCGCTCACCTACACCCTGTCGCTGGGCGTCTATGCCAGTGCCTGGGCGTTTTATGGCACCGTGGGCCTGGCGTA of the Pseudomonas sp. MAG733B genome contains:
- a CDS encoding pyridoxal phosphate-dependent aminotransferase; translation: MAQSYSARSRAIEPFHVMALLARANELQAAGHDVIHLEIGEPDFTTAEPIIRAGQAALTAGKTRYTAARGIPELREAISGFYQQRYGLNIDPRRILITPGGSGALLLASALLVDPGKHWLLADPGYPCNRHFLRLVEGAAQLVPVGPDVRYQLTPDLVERYWDHDSVGALVASPANPTGTILTRDELAGLSRAIKERHGHLVVDEIYHGLTYGTDAASVLEVDDSAFVLNSFSKYFGMTGWRLGWLVAPEAAVGELEKLAQNLYISAPSMAQHAALACFEPATISILEERRAEFGRRRDFLLPALRELGFGIAVEPEGAFYLYADISKFGGDAFAFCRHFLETEHVAFTPGLDFGRYQAGHHVRFAYTQNLERLQEAVERIARGLRSWQG
- the gluQRS gene encoding tRNA glutamyl-Q(34) synthetase GluQRS, which codes for MTAITSPTYIGRFAPTPSGHLHFGSLVAALASYLDARSVGGRWLMRMEDLDPPREEPGAQAAILKALESYGFEWDGEMVRQSDRHDAYAEVLNRLFNHGLAYACTCSRKQLEPYHGIYPGLCRNAGHSTEDAAIRVRVPELDYHFIDRVQGKFHQHLGRDVGDFVIRRRDGLYAYQLAVVLDDAWQGITDIVRGADLLDSTPRQLYLQELLGLRQPRYLHIPLITQPDGNKLGKSYRSPPLTEDQATPLLLRALRALGQNPGAELAYATPREVLDWGIAHWDALLIPRTLSLPEAQLQ
- the dksA gene encoding RNA polymerase-binding protein DksA, giving the protein MSTQAKQQATPSISGFEPYKEVKGEEYMGKPMRAHFTKVLNKWKQDLMQEVDRTVDHMKDEAANFPDPADRASQEEEFALELRARDRERKLIKKIDKTLQLIEDEEYGWCESCGVEIGVKRLEARPTADMCVDCKTLAEIKEKQVGK